The Geminocystis sp. M7585_C2015_104 region TTGATTGCCCAAGGGAGGGCCTTGGCAGAAACGGCAGCCCTAATTGGTGTGGGCGCCAGGGCCATAGTTCGTTTCTTGCCCCCCTTGTCGTTAGATGGATTACGAAGTAACTACTCAAGCCTGCCAGTACAAATTTTCTACTGGTTACAGAGTCCAAAAGCAGAAGTTCAATCTTTAGCCGCAGCCGCCATTATAGTTTTGGTTATCATTCTCCTGGCCATAAATGTTTTATCTGTGTTGGTACGGGAGTTTTTAAAACCAAAAACTAGTACATAGAGGGAGGTGTCTATGGAAGACAATGTAATCATCAGACTGGAAAATGTGTCTGTTACCTACTACAAACAAGTACTTCTGGCCGGGGTATTCATAGACTTTAAGGCGCATCAAATCACGGGTATTATAGGACGTTCCGGCTGTGGCAAGACCACCCTACTACGTTGTTTGAATCGCCTAAATGACCTGATAGAGGGAATGAGGGTAAAGGGAAAAATATTATTCAGGGGGGAAGACATATATCGGCCAGGTGTGGACCTAGTGGAATTGCGTAGTCGGATAGGAATGGTGTTTCAGCGTCCGGCGCCATTCCCCATCTCCATCCGCGACAACATCGCCTTCCCCCTAAGGGCAAACGGCTATCCTCGCAAACAAATCCCGGAAATGGTAGAATTGGCCCTCACCAAGGTGGGTCTGTGGGATGAGGTAAAATACCGTCTTAACCAAAATGCCCTAACCCTTTCCGGCGGACAACAGCAGCGTTTGTGTATCGCTAGAGCCATCGCCATCCAACCAGAGGTATTACTATTGGATGAACCCTGTTCGGCATTAGACCCAGTCTCCACCCTAGAAATTGAGAAACTGCTTCTAAAACTAAAAGAAGACTATACCATCATCATGACCAGTCACGACCTAAGACAGGTTGCCCGTATCTGTGACGAAGTGGTGTATATGGACGTAGAAGAGAATGCCAGGGGCGGTAAGACTGGTTATGTAGTTGAGCATAATACAGTAGAAAAAATATTCCTGAACCCCGACAGTAGGAAGACTTACGAGTACACCACTGCCGGATTAACGGGTATAACCAAAAGATAAGGAGGCGGGCCTATCCCCCCCGGGGTTGGCAATCACAAATCCATACGGCGGGTCCTATTAAAAGTCGCCGTAGGACTGGATGGCATTGAGTAATCGTTGTATTACCTGTTCCAGGGGAAGAGCCCCAAGCTCCCCCTGGGCCCGGGTACGTATACTGAGGGTGTTATTGTCCTGTTCCTTTGCCCCTACCACCGCCATAACGGGGATTTTTTCCTTTTCAGCGGTGCGGATCATCTTAGCCAGTCTGTCGCCACTGGCGTCCACCTCGGCGCGGATTCCCAGACTAAGCATCTTCTGGCAAACCTGTTGAGCATAGGGACGAAACTCATCAGAGACGGGCAGGAGGCGGACTTGGACAGGGGCTAGCCAGATGGGGAAATCCCCCGCATATTCCTCAATGAGTATACCAATAAGACGCTCTAAAGAGCCAAAGGGGGCACGGTGTATCATTACAGGGCGTTGACGACTGCCGTCTGGGGCGGTGTATTCCAAGTCGAAACGTTCTGGTAGGTTGTA contains the following coding sequences:
- a CDS encoding threonine--tRNA ligase — its product is YNLPERFDLEYTAPDGSRQRPVMIHRAPFGSLERLIGILIEEYAGDFPIWLAPVQVRLLPVSDEFRPYAQQVCQKMLSLGIRAEVDASGDRLAKMIRTAEKEKIPVMAVVGAKEQDNNTLSIRTRAQGELGALPLEQVIQRLLNAIQSYGDF
- a CDS encoding phosphate ABC transporter ATP-binding protein encodes the protein MEDNVIIRLENVSVTYYKQVLLAGVFIDFKAHQITGIIGRSGCGKTTLLRCLNRLNDLIEGMRVKGKILFRGEDIYRPGVDLVELRSRIGMVFQRPAPFPISIRDNIAFPLRANGYPRKQIPEMVELALTKVGLWDEVKYRLNQNALTLSGGQQQRLCIARAIAIQPEVLLLDEPCSALDPVSTLEIEKLLLKLKEDYTIIMTSHDLRQVARICDEVVYMDVEENARGGKTGYVVEHNTVEKIFLNPDSRKTYEYTTAGLTGITKR